The genomic segment CTTACCGCCGCGTTGAATTCGTCGGCCCGTTCCCACTGCACCCAGTGGCCGGTGCGGCTGAAGAGGTACAGATCGCAATGGGACATGAGTTTCTGCAGTGTCACGCCGCCGCTTACCGGATTGACGCGATCCTCCACGCCCCAGAGCACCAGGGTCGGATTGGTCAGGGCTGGCAGGCGCGGGTCGAGCGTCAGGTCCAGCTTTGCCAGCGTTGCTGGATCCCCAGGCGCACGCAGCGGCGGATTGGCGATCACCTCCGGGGCGATGCTGGCCTCGTAACGTTCGCGCAGTACTGATTTGGGGACTTGGCTGCCGTCGTACACCAAGTCTTCGGTGATGAAGCGGCTCAGTTTTTCGAAAGTGGGTCCGTCGCCTGTGTAGTAAGTGAGGAGGCGCTTCAGGCCGTCGGTGGGCGGCGCCTTGGAAACGTCTACGCCGCCCGGGCCCATCAGAACCAGGCGACCGATCCGCTCGGGCTGATCAAGCGCCATCCGCAGCGCGCAACCGCCGCCGGCGGAATTGCCGACCAAGTGCGCGCGGGCGATGCCCAGCGCGTCAAGCAGGCCAAGCATAGTGTCGGCCAGGTCGCCCCAGATGTCGTTCGAATTGAGGCCTTTGCTCGACTTTCCATAGCCAGGCATGTCGGGCACCAGCACGCGGAAATGCGCGGCCAGCGCCGTAATGTTCCGCGCGTAGTTGGAGA from the Cupriavidus sp. WKF15 genome contains:
- a CDS encoding alpha/beta fold hydrolase, with the translated sequence MSVIQAVDRNTETRVLQVGNRQIHLADMGGGPPVLMLHGGGPGASGVSNYARNITALAAHFRVLVPDMPGYGKSSKGLNSNDIWGDLADTMLGLLDALGIARAHLVGNSAGGGCALRMALDQPERIGRLVLMGPGGVDVSKAPPTDGLKRLLTYYTGDGPTFEKLSRFITEDLVYDGSQVPKSVLRERYEASIAPEVIANPPLRAPGDPATLAKLDLTLDPRLPALTNPTLVLWGVEDRVNPVSGGVTLQKLMSHCDLYLFSRTGHWVQWERADEFNAAVSAFLKEEEPAANPAIVGAAA